In Choloepus didactylus isolate mChoDid1 chromosome X, mChoDid1.pri, whole genome shotgun sequence, a genomic segment contains:
- the ARMCX1 gene encoding armadillo repeat-containing X-linked protein 1: MGRTRDAGCVAAGVVIGAGACYCVYKLTWGRDESEKIWDNDDEECSDRAETVVRTEKEDKAKAGAGAGATLQADIVGKAEVGLGVKSGPGVKAEALLRAQSGGGLEAKAKALFNALKEQASAKAGRGSRVGASSGTRTLASSLPCPGGRGGGCHPTRSGARTGSRASGKPKGKAKSKGPKAPAAAVPIRRTKFNFPYKIDDILGATDLQKVLNILERTNDPFIQEVALVTLGNNAAYSFNQNAIRELGGVPIIAKLIKTKDPIIREKTYNALNNLSVNAENQGKIKTYIGQVCDDTMICRLDSAVQMAGLRLLTNMTVTNHYQHLLSYSFPDFFALLFLGNHFTKIQIMKLIINFTENPAMTRELLSCKVPSELISLFNKEWDREILLNILTIFENINDNIKNEGFASSRKEFSRNSLFFLFKESGVCVKKIKALANHNDMVVKVKVLKVLTKL; this comes from the coding sequence ATGGGCCGCACTCGGGATGCTGGCTGCGTGGCCGCGGGCGTGGTGATTGGGGCTGGCGCCTGCTACTGCGTGTACAAACTGACTTGGGGAAGAGATGAGAGTGAGAAAATCTGGGACAACGACGACGAGGAGTGCAGTGATAGGGCAGAAACTGTGGTCAGGACTGAGAAAGAAGATAAGGCtaaggctggggctggggcgggAGCCACGCTTCAGGCTGACATAGTGGGGAAGGCTGAGGTGGGCTTGGGAGTCAAGAGTGGTCCAGGTGTAAAGGCAGAGGCCCTTTTAAGGGCCCAGAGCGGGGGTGGCCTAGAGGCCAAGGCCAAAGCCCTTTTCAACGCCCTGAAGGAACAGGCAAGTGCAAaggcaggcagagggagcagggtAGGTGCCAGCTCTGGGACCAGGACTCTTGCATCAAGTTTACCCTGCCCAGGAGGCAGGGGTGGAGGCTGCCATCCAACTAGGAGCGGGGCCAGGACTGGGAGCAGGGCAAGTGGAAAACCTAAGGGAAAGGCCAAAAGCAAGGGCCCCAAGGCTCCAGCTGCAGCAGTGCCTATCCGCAGGACCAAGTTCAACTTCCCCTATAAAATTGATGATATTCTGGGTGCTACTGACCTTCAAAAGGTCCTTAACATCCTGGAGAGAACAAATGATCCTTTTATTCAAGAAGTAGCCTTGGTTACTCTTGGTAACAATGCAGCATATTCATTTAATCAAAATGCCATTCGTGAATTGGGTGGTGTCCCAATTATTGCAAAACTCATAAAAACGAAAGACCCCATTATTAGGGAAAAGACTTATAATGCCCTTAATAACTTGAGTGTAAATGCTGAAAATCAGGGCAAGATTAAGACCTATATCGGTCAAGTGTGTGATGATACCATGATCTGTCGTTTAGACTCAGCTGTGCAGATGGCTGGACTAAGACTCTTAACCAACATGACTGTGACTAATCATTATCAACATTTGCTTTCCTATTCTTTTCCAGACTTTTTTGCTTTGTTATTCCTAGGAAATCACTTCACCAAGATACAGATTATGAAACTAATTATAAACTTCACTGAAAATCCAGCCATGACAAGAGAGCTGCTCAGTTGTAAAGTACCATCAGAATTGATTTCCCTCTTTAATAAAGAATGGGATAGAGAGATTCTGCTTAATATCCTTACCATATTTGAGAATATAAATGACAACATAAAAAATGAAGGGTTTGCATCATCCAGGAAGGAATTCAGCAGaaattccctttttttcttattcaaagaATCTGGGGTGTGTGTTAAGAAAATCAAAGCATTAGCAAATCACAATGATATGGTAGTGAAAGTAAAAGTCCTAAAAGTATTGACCAAACTCTAA